The region TTGACCTAATAAAGGTAATTTAGCTTTTTCGTTAGCTAGTTTTAAAACGGAGGGATTTATACCTCTTCCTTCAGATCCCATAATAATTGCGCATGGTTCTTTAAACGAGACATCAAAAATGGTATTATCTGTTTTCTCAGTTGCAGCAATTACTTTAATATCTGATGCTTGTAGAAAAAATACAGCATCTTTTATATGATCCACTCTACAAATAGGGACTTTAAAAACTGCACCAGCACTGGTTTTAATTGTGTCACCATTGACAGGAGCTGCACCTTTACTTTGTATAATGATGCCATTAACACCTGTGCACTCTGCAGTTCGTATTATTGCTCCAAAATTTCTAACATCGCTCAATTGATCTAATAATAAAAACAACGGAGTTTCGGTTTCTGTAGAAACCTTTTCATATAATTCCTCAATGTTATAAAACTTCACAGGGGAAATTTGGGCTACTGCACCTTGATGATTGTTTCTGGTTAATCTATTTAACTTCTCAAC is a window of Olleya sp. YS DNA encoding:
- the rlmB gene encoding 23S rRNA (guanosine(2251)-2'-O)-methyltransferase RlmB; the protein is MEKTTQIFGLRAIIEAVNAGEHIDKVFLQKGLKGELFQELELILKNKRINSSYVPVEKLNRLTRNNHQGAVAQISPVKFYNIEELYEKVSTETETPLFLLLDQLSDVRNFGAIIRTAECTGVNGIIIQSKGAAPVNGDTIKTSAGAVFKVPICRVDHIKDAVFFLQASDIKVIAATEKTDNTIFDVSFKEPCAIIMGSEGRGINPSVLKLANEKAKLPLLGQIESLNVSVACGAFLYEAVRQRL